Below is a genomic region from Gammaproteobacteria bacterium.
CACGCTCGGGTTTCTGATTGGTCATTTCCTGTTTCCCCAAGCTGGTCGTCCACCGCCCCTTTGGCAATCACGCCAGTGTCCTTGGGCTCGCGGTCAACATCGCCCTGATCTGGCATTGCAGCGGGCAGGCGGCGAGTCGTCCGAGGCTTCGGTTCGACACGCGAACAGGGCTGGTCGGGATGCCCCGAGGTAGCGGGGGCGTCTACTGCGCGAGCAACTCCTGCTCCATCGACAGGTAGACCCCGTAGGTATTGCGCCGGTGGGCGGCATCGAAGGCCGGAAGGTTCTCGAATTCTGACCAATCGGCCGAATCATAGGCCTCGTCGAAAGGGACCATCTCGTCGACCGCCGCCTTCATCACCGAACGGACCTGCCGCAGGTAATCTCGGGTCAGTGCCACGGCGGCATCCGGATCCTTCGCTGCGGCGCCATGTCCCGGTACCAGCGGCGTGAGATCCGTCCGGTCGAGTTTTTCCAGCAAATCGAGCCAGTGCGCCGTATCGGCGCCCCCCGTAAACGGAAACAGGGCGGCCAGAGAGGGAGTTCCCAGCGCGTCGATGACCACCACGCCCTTGTCGGTCACCACGGCCGAGGCGTTGGAGCTGAAACCCTGATTGTCGGTGGCCACTCCGGGGATGCCCTGCACGCAGTACACATGCTCGGAAACCTGTTTGAGTTTCATGTCGATGTCGGCGACTGGGAGGGCGGCGTCCGTGACGGAGTTCAATACGAGTGCAAGCCACAGTGCAGAGGGGATGAGTGTCTTCAGGTGGCGTATCGGGAGGTGGAGTGTCTTGGGTTGATTCTCGCGTCAGACCGAGTTTTTTGCCCTTTCAACCTTGCACGAATGTCCTCCGGCCCGGGCGTCGTAAACCGACATGATCTCCCTGAGTTCCTTCAATACCTTCCGCCGGTCGACGCAGGTGAGGCCGGTGATCTCGCGGGCGCACTTGCCCTGCTCCATCAGGGTGATGACCTGATAGACAACGGCGCAACCCAGGGCGCAGATCCGTTCGACACAGGCATCGACCTGTGTGACGAGGTAATGATCGTGATTAACGCTCATCGATTCACCCACCTCCATTCCATGGACGGTCGATTGTGCCTTGTGAGGTGGAAAAATCCAAAATCCCTTGCCTTGGCTGTGTATTCCGTCAATCGGAGAATCTAGCGCAGCGCGGCCGCAGCCGAATCCCATAACAATTGTAGTAATCCCGCCCGCAAAAGGTCGGATATCGGTGGGGGAATCACGATTGGCCCACACCCCCATCGGATACGCCAGGGTGGTAATCCCGGCTGGGTATCGACCCACGATGGTCGTATAATTGGCGCCCGGAGGCCGGATCCAGGCTCCATATCGCGACCCGGAACGTCTCTTGTCGAGAGGCGCCGAAAGCACCCGGGTCTCCAGACGCTGGCGTAGCTCAGTTGGTAGAGCAGCTGATTTGTAATCAAAGCCGACGACTGTCGCTTGATCTTCCCAGCTACGTCTCCATTGAGGCGTAGCGGTCAGCGCATCCAACCACTTGCCAGTCGTGCTGCTCCCACCGCGTTAACGCTGGAAGCAGAGCAATACCGTATGCAGGTATGTCACCGAATTTTTAGCACGTCGGTTCTCACCCGGCAACGATCAAGACGAAAATGTCTCGAGAAGATTGCGCATGCGATCCATGTCCGGATGTACATACTGCATCGTCGTGCTGATGTTCGTGTGACCGAGCAGTTCCTGCAGCGTGCGAATATCCTTGGATGCCGCCAACTCGGTGACCATTGTGTGGCGCAGACGGTGCGGCGAGATGCGGATATTGGTCGCCTTCGATAGGCGCCAGAAGGTCGCACCCAACTGATCGACTGTCATCTCCTTGTCAGAAAAAGGCGGTGACCTTACTGGACGCTTTAGTTGTTCGGCATTGATAAGTGTCATTACGGGATTGGGTTCAGGAATTTCGATCCCGAGGGCTGTTTCGGCGTTGGGAATGAGCATCACTTTCACGGTTGAAGTCCTGCGGTCTTTGGCGACTTGGCAGGTCCAGACGTTCGTGTCTTTCTCGGTCTTCGCGTGAAGCCTGATCTTCTGGAAACGCTTCTGCGCGCGCTCCCAATGGTGGGGGCTGAAGTC
It encodes:
- a CDS encoding DNA-binding domain-containing protein codes for the protein MELTQIWPDLKEVPTTANLSVSPSARSPDSGTASAGACDEQIIESSGGKHAPPHNSPANDSELPAGRLGSGGAPDSDSSPIAPSDPATMSQRDTGGARSAAALATTSTDSSADDEGNTDLGQRFVEWLKTNIRERRIEINTPRARVHVLTEGLALITPGIFRDFSPHHWERAQKRFQKIRLHAKTEKDTNVWTCQVAKDRRTSTVKVMLIPNAETALGIEIPEPNPVMTLINAEQLKRPVRSPPFSDKEMTVDQLGATFWRLSKATNIRISPHRLRHTMVTELAASKDIRTLQELLGHTNISTTMQYVHPDMDRMRNLLETFSS